In Osmia bicornis bicornis chromosome 10, iOsmBic2.1, whole genome shotgun sequence, one genomic interval encodes:
- the LOC114871232 gene encoding transmembrane protein 94 isoform X3, whose protein sequence is MDSDRAKDNASKTSENPNNKFEEPLGLSTNTALETLQRDIKRVLQEYEEECKRNKKYKAWLKDTLHHRSQYTTLCWTSAIALLINSIILVIASFTINDTWYPTLPYEGLTVCCLVVVNFILVVSDNKLRHHEIPHRVRILLDQLEEAKNICQWDTENYPHLCSPLSPCLTLQWTYRDGHIVNLPWALLVAGDIIVMKPGQQAPGYCVPYNNPEAPVLHAREVYSPQVHSANEIFSTPQGRIPLKNKIYKLQETPYLMNLRMALDQALDRPVTYHNRKRHLLMICCIEQLAYPVLLIIVLVVNLFRYLYLWEYFGIGYWNEMFLLQPIAVSLPLLPLIFPICWIFLNCFGMARFKALFKLYQSSKKLQFVDPFEDADISGPTHPEVVYNWMELKEYFFNILLGKEHMMSRSASILHVLGSVTALCCVDKKGILSWPNPTAEKVFFLRNANTLSPSSSTGSLDRTSEPQCQTQTEDSKQESNKTSYVQHDLSHSTAEVLDLTHDHALPFRLQFDDHSWRQHLNSLKPLGLAILLNTCNMDTQEHYMQFCCHVTCEAQYNENLVPVTNRRCLCELAKQIGFQDQAQHIFQLEQQLSTFRHVQPEMVRRDIKFARSLSIATKLKFPFPHMVAVVVRERTGGGLQLLTQGTADIILDSCIEFWDGHDLCPLSASDRKKVQDFYQRTSLTSYCTAFAYRPLTRGIGDKMSKIYIELPADSKHLYAPHRSPTPLPWDFRNVLDPRVKGILGQFHSTDSLLCNENKDDSVNDVESCFEIQCNQVFIGMVTMQYQAQTDMVQLIEQLERACIRFVHFSKENELRSRVFSEKMGLESGWNCHISLLSERARRQQWLERYPHMTPSYMSESPVGWWVSQAAAMSSPTPSAQSHQHNYSCMDEASHLLNRVSPRTNLDNSRAMSMSAPSAINTDFSTVKFDDETTEWNDTGASQVKSAMSHREQDTVRSEDSVLVQSVDLGSGQEAWRSLSCLTDSTEQSAPVNFDLSNRAKLPRGIDKIRPHIELIDNVPLLVSLFTDCNTAVTREMLHIMQDYGEVVCVLGSSANAENMPIFMQADAGVAVEPLYPQVCQRVPVLISTRENQGPSPVDLSRALNSIACSLSVKREDPIAIFHLIMEARHYMTYLWNCVQFWLCCTVTLSITQALSGFLLLPPLFSVDQVLWLCCLIIPMLSISLIATPMDSTIMQRATGKNQCTINGRIVLFVLWCYGSKFLPTIVTIVLSQCMSFLTLCPIYATNSKCLYVYPNISGEVTWGGWGAKPNVILTIQHFALTLFVLHLVTLSIGFVHREYSIWKKQPFNNYVWFLSAFIALCAQAAFSGTVFYTFWKDEGQNIEDFPLHIPLFFLLSLPFIFTINELIKWQEIKVNVRYQKRARLEFGTKLGMNSPF, encoded by the exons ATGGATAGTGATCGGGCAAAGGACAATGCTTCCAAAACAAGCGAAAATCCTAACAATAAATTTGAGGAACCATTAGGATTAAGTACGAATACTGCTCTTGAAACCTTACAACGTGATATCAAAAGAGTTCTACAGGAATATGAAGAAGAATGCAAAAGGAACAA AAAATATAAAGCTTGGCTAAAGGATACTTTACACCACCGTAGTCAGTACACAACTCTCTGTTGGACTTCAGCAATTGCACTTTTGATCAATAGCATTATCCTTGTTATTGCATCCTTCACAATCAATGATACATG GTACCCTACACTGCCTTACGAAGGACTGACTGTCTGTTGTTTAGTAGtggtaaattttattttagtcGTATCGGATAATAAATTACGACACCACGAGATTCCTCATAGAGTACGAATTCTTCTCGACCAATTAGAAG AGGCAAAAAATATTTGCCAATGGGACACCGAAAATTATCCACATTTATGCAGCCCGTTGTCTCCTTGTTTAACTTTACAATGGACTTATCGCGATGGTCACATAGTTAATTTGCCCTGGGCACTATTGGTTGCTGGAGATATAATTGTGATGAAACCTGGACAACAAGCTCCTGGATACTGTGTTCCTTACAAT AATCCTGAAGCACCTGTATTGCATGCAAGAGAAGTATACAGTCCACAGGTTCACAGtgctaatgaaattttctctaCTCCTCAAGGACGAATAccactgaaaaataaaatctacaAACTTCAAGAAACACCCTACTTGATGAACCTGAGAATGGCTCTTGATCAGGCCCTAGATAGACCGGTCACCTATCACAATCGCAAACGACATCTCTTAATGATCTGTTGTATCGAACAATTAGCTTATCCAGTTCTTTTAATAATAGTCTTAGTTGTTAATTTGTTTCGATACTTGTATCTGTGGGAATACTTTGGTATTGGTTACTGGAACGAGATGTTCTTGTTACAACCGATCGCCGTTAGTCTTCCTTTGCTTCCATTAATATTTCCTATCTGTTGGATCTTTTTGAATTGCTTCGGTATGGCCCGATTCAAGGCTCTCTTCAAACTTTATCAATCTTCGAAAAAGCTACAG TTCGTGGATCCTTTCGAGGATGCAGACATCTCTGGACCTACTCATCCAGAGGTGGTGTACAATTGGATGGAATTGAAAGAGTATTTTTTCAACATTCTCCTTGGTAAAGAGCACATGATGTCTAGATCTGCGAGTATTCTACACGTTCTAGGATCAGTCACG GCACTATGTTGTGTGGATAAAAAAGGAATTCTATCGTGGCCTAATCCAACAGCTGAGAAAGTATTTTTCTTAAGAAACGCCAATACCTTATCACCGTCTTCGAG TACCGGTAGTTTAGACAGAACTTCTGAACCTCAATGCCAAACTCAAACCGAGGATTCCAAACAAGAATCAAATAAAACATCATACGTACAACATG aTCTATCTCATTCAACAGCAGAAGTCTTGGACCTAACTCATGATCATGCTTTACCATTTCGACTACAATTTGATGATCATTCTTGGAGGCAACATTTGAACTCATTAAAACCATTAGGTTTAGCAATTCTATTGAACACATGTAACATGGACACACAAGAGCATTACATGCAATTTTGTTGCCATGTCACTTGTGAAGCTCAGTATAATGAAAATCTTGTACCAGTCACTAACAGACG GTGTTTATGCGAATTAGCGAAACAGATAGGTTTCCAAGATCAGGCCCAACATATATTCCAACTGGAGCAACAATTGTCTACGTTCAGACACGTG CAACCAGAAATGGTACGACGTGATATCAAATTCGCACGATCCTTGAGCATCGCGACAAAATTAAAGTTTCCTTTTCCACATATGGTGGCCGTGGTGGTAAGAGAACGCACTGGTGGTGGTTTGCAATTACTTACGCAGGGTACAGCTGATATAATTCTAGACTCTTGTATTGAATTTTGGGATGGTCATGATCTATGCCCACTTTCAGCGTCAGACAG GAAAAAGGTGCAGGATTTTTATCAGAGAACAAGTCTAACATCGTATTGCACCGCGTTTGCATATAGACCTCTGACACGAGGTATCGGGGATAAAATGTCCAAGATATACATCGAACTTCCAGCAGATAGCAAGCACTTGTACGCACCTCACAGAAGTCCTACGCCATTACCGTGGGACTTTAGAAATGTTCTTGATCCCAGAGTGAAAGGCATACTAGGGCAATTTCACTCGACTG ATTCCTTATTGTGCAATGAGAACAAAGATGATAGCGTGAACGACGTTGAAAGTTGCTTTGAAATTCAATGCAATCAAGTGTTCATTGGAATGGTGACCATGCAATATCAAGCACAAACAGACATG GTACAATTGATAGAACAACTTGAAAGAGCCTGTATCCGTTTTGTTCACTTCAGCAAGGAGAATGAACTAAGATCCCGTGTGTTTTCGGAAAAAATGGGACTGGAAAGTGGATGGAATTGTCATATATCGTTGCTCAGTGAAAGAGCTAG GAGACAGCAATGGCTGGAGAGATATCCACACATGACCCCATCGTATAT GTCCGAGAGTCCAGTGGGTTGGTGGGTGAGCCAGGCAGCAGCCATGTCCTCACCCACTCCCTCGGCCCAATCTCATCAGCATAATTACTCCTGCATGGATGAGGCCAGCCACTTGCTTAATCGTGTCTCTCCTCG TACGAATTTGGACAATAGCCGTGCCATGAGTATGTCAGCACCAAGTGCCATAAACACCGACTTCTCCACTGTTAAATTCGACGACGAGACCACTGAATGGAACGACACAGGAGCATCTCAAGTTAAAAGTGCCATGAGCCATAG AGAACAGGACACAGTAAGAAGTGAAGACAGCGTGCTTGTACAAAGTGTGGATTTAGGTTCTGGACAAGAAGCATGGCGATCTTTGAGCTGTCTTACAGATAGCACAGAACAAAGTGCTCCTGTGAATTTTGATCTCTCGAACAGG GCAAAACTACCTCGAGGTATCGATAAGATTCGACCACATATTGAATTGATAGATAATGTGCCTCTTTTGGTGTCTCTATTTACCGACTGCAACACTGCTGTTACAAGGGAAATGTTGCACATTATGCAAGATTATGGAGAAGTCGTTTGTGTACTTGGCTCTTCAGCCAATGCAGAGAACATGCCGATTTTTATGCAAGCCGATGCAGg CGTGGCAGTGGAACCTTTGTATCCTCAAGTTTGTCAAAGAGTTCCTGTGTTGATATCAACCAGGGAGAATCAAGGACCATCTCCGGTTGATTTGAGTAGAGCATTGAATTCCATTGCTTGTTCATTGAGTGTTAAACGAGAGGATCCAATTGCGATATTCCATTTAATTATGGAG GCTCGACATTACATGACATACCTCTGGAATTGCGTGCAGTTCTGGCTGTGTTGCACAGTCACCCTCTCTATCACTCAAGCTCTGTCTGGCTTTTTATTACTGCCACCTCTATTTTCCGTCGATCAAGTATTATGGCTTTGTTGTTTAATCATTCCAATGTTATCCATATCACTGATCGCCACGCCTATGGATTCTACCATAATGCAACGAGCAACTGGCAAAAATCAGTGCACCATAAATGGACGG ATTGTATTATTCGTTTTATGGTGTTATGGCAGTAAATTTTTACCAACAATTGTAACGATAGTTTTATCGCAATGTATGTCATTTTTGACTCTGTGCCCTATATACGCGACAAACTCGAAGTGCCTGTATGTATACCCCAACATAAGTGGAGAAGTTACATGGGGTGGTTGGGGCGCTAAACCAAATGTTATTTTAACGATACAACATTTTGCTCTGACGCTGTTCGTATTACATTTGg TAACCTTATCTATAGGCTTTGTACATAGAGAGTATTCTATTTGGAAGAAACAACCTTTTAATAATTATGTGTGGTTTTTAAGTGCATTTATAGC ATTATGCGCACAAGCAGCATTCTCAGGGACTGTGTTTTACACATTTTGGAAAGACGAAGGTCAGAACATCGAAGATTTTCCTCTTCatattcctttatttttcttactttcCTTGCCATTCATCTTCACGATCAATGAATTAATCAAGTGGCAAGAAATTAA AGTGAACGTAAGGTATCAGAAACGGGCACGGCTAGAATTTGGTACAAAATTAGGGATGAATTCGCCATTTTAG
- the LOC114871232 gene encoding transmembrane protein 94 isoform X5, which produces MDSDRAKDNASKTSENPNNKFEEPLGLSTNTALETLQRDIKRVLQEYEEECKRNKKYKAWLKDTLHHRSQYTTLCWTSAIALLINSIILVIASFTINDTWYPTLPYEGLTVCCLVVVNFILVVSDNKLRHHEIPHRVRILLDQLEEAKNICQWDTENYPHLCSPLSPCLTLQWTYRDGHIVNLPWALLVAGDIIVMKPGQQAPGYCVPYNNPEAPVLHAREVYSPQVHSANEIFSTPQGRIPLKNKIYKLQETPYLMNLRMALDQALDRPVTYHNRKRHLLMICCIEQLAYPVLLIIVLVVNLFRYLYLWEYFGIGYWNEMFLLQPIAVSLPLLPLIFPICWIFLNCFGMARFKALFKLYQSSKKLQFVDPFEDADISGPTHPEVVYNWMELKEYFFNILLGKEHMMSRSASILHVLGSVTALCCVDKKGILSWPNPTAEKVFFLRNANTLSPSSSTGSLDRTSEPQCQTQTEDSKQESNKTSYVQHDLSHSTAEVLDLTHDHALPFRLQFDDHSWRQHLNSLKPLGLAILLNTCNMDTQEHYMQFCCHVTCEAQYNENLVPVTNRRCLCELAKQIGFQDQAQHIFQLEQQLSTFRHVQPEMVRRDIKFARSLSIATKLKFPFPHMVAVVVRERTGGGLQLLTQGTADIILDSCIEFWDGHDLCPLSASDRKKVQDFYQRTSLTSYCTAFAYRPLTRGIGDKMSKIYIELPADSKHLYAPHRSPTPLPWDFRNVLDPRVKGILGQFHSTDSLLCNENKDDSVNDVESCFEIQCNQVFIGMVTMQYQAQTDMVQLIEQLERACIRFVHFSKENELRSRVFSEKMGLESGWNCHISLLSERARSESPVGWWVSQAAAMSSPTPSAQSHQHNYSCMDEASHLLNRVSPRTNLDNSRAMSMSAPSAINTDFSTVKFDDETTEWNDTGASQVKSAMSHREQDTVRSEDSVLVQSVDLGSGQEAWRSLSCLTDSTEQSAPVNFDLSNRAKLPRGIDKIRPHIELIDNVPLLVSLFTDCNTAVTREMLHIMQDYGEVVCVLGSSANAENMPIFMQADAGVAVEPLYPQVCQRVPVLISTRENQGPSPVDLSRALNSIACSLSVKREDPIAIFHLIMEARHYMTYLWNCVQFWLCCTVTLSITQALSGFLLLPPLFSVDQVLWLCCLIIPMLSISLIATPMDSTIMQRATGKNQCTINGRIVLFVLWCYGSKFLPTIVTIVLSQCMSFLTLCPIYATNSKCLYVYPNISGEVTWGGWGAKPNVILTIQHFALTLFVLHLVTLSIGFVHREYSIWKKQPFNNYVWFLSAFIALCAQAAFSGTVFYTFWKDEGQNIEDFPLHIPLFFLLSLPFIFTINELIKWQEIKVNVRYQKRARLEFGTKLGMNSPF; this is translated from the exons ATGGATAGTGATCGGGCAAAGGACAATGCTTCCAAAACAAGCGAAAATCCTAACAATAAATTTGAGGAACCATTAGGATTAAGTACGAATACTGCTCTTGAAACCTTACAACGTGATATCAAAAGAGTTCTACAGGAATATGAAGAAGAATGCAAAAGGAACAA AAAATATAAAGCTTGGCTAAAGGATACTTTACACCACCGTAGTCAGTACACAACTCTCTGTTGGACTTCAGCAATTGCACTTTTGATCAATAGCATTATCCTTGTTATTGCATCCTTCACAATCAATGATACATG GTACCCTACACTGCCTTACGAAGGACTGACTGTCTGTTGTTTAGTAGtggtaaattttattttagtcGTATCGGATAATAAATTACGACACCACGAGATTCCTCATAGAGTACGAATTCTTCTCGACCAATTAGAAG AGGCAAAAAATATTTGCCAATGGGACACCGAAAATTATCCACATTTATGCAGCCCGTTGTCTCCTTGTTTAACTTTACAATGGACTTATCGCGATGGTCACATAGTTAATTTGCCCTGGGCACTATTGGTTGCTGGAGATATAATTGTGATGAAACCTGGACAACAAGCTCCTGGATACTGTGTTCCTTACAAT AATCCTGAAGCACCTGTATTGCATGCAAGAGAAGTATACAGTCCACAGGTTCACAGtgctaatgaaattttctctaCTCCTCAAGGACGAATAccactgaaaaataaaatctacaAACTTCAAGAAACACCCTACTTGATGAACCTGAGAATGGCTCTTGATCAGGCCCTAGATAGACCGGTCACCTATCACAATCGCAAACGACATCTCTTAATGATCTGTTGTATCGAACAATTAGCTTATCCAGTTCTTTTAATAATAGTCTTAGTTGTTAATTTGTTTCGATACTTGTATCTGTGGGAATACTTTGGTATTGGTTACTGGAACGAGATGTTCTTGTTACAACCGATCGCCGTTAGTCTTCCTTTGCTTCCATTAATATTTCCTATCTGTTGGATCTTTTTGAATTGCTTCGGTATGGCCCGATTCAAGGCTCTCTTCAAACTTTATCAATCTTCGAAAAAGCTACAG TTCGTGGATCCTTTCGAGGATGCAGACATCTCTGGACCTACTCATCCAGAGGTGGTGTACAATTGGATGGAATTGAAAGAGTATTTTTTCAACATTCTCCTTGGTAAAGAGCACATGATGTCTAGATCTGCGAGTATTCTACACGTTCTAGGATCAGTCACG GCACTATGTTGTGTGGATAAAAAAGGAATTCTATCGTGGCCTAATCCAACAGCTGAGAAAGTATTTTTCTTAAGAAACGCCAATACCTTATCACCGTCTTCGAG TACCGGTAGTTTAGACAGAACTTCTGAACCTCAATGCCAAACTCAAACCGAGGATTCCAAACAAGAATCAAATAAAACATCATACGTACAACATG aTCTATCTCATTCAACAGCAGAAGTCTTGGACCTAACTCATGATCATGCTTTACCATTTCGACTACAATTTGATGATCATTCTTGGAGGCAACATTTGAACTCATTAAAACCATTAGGTTTAGCAATTCTATTGAACACATGTAACATGGACACACAAGAGCATTACATGCAATTTTGTTGCCATGTCACTTGTGAAGCTCAGTATAATGAAAATCTTGTACCAGTCACTAACAGACG GTGTTTATGCGAATTAGCGAAACAGATAGGTTTCCAAGATCAGGCCCAACATATATTCCAACTGGAGCAACAATTGTCTACGTTCAGACACGTG CAACCAGAAATGGTACGACGTGATATCAAATTCGCACGATCCTTGAGCATCGCGACAAAATTAAAGTTTCCTTTTCCACATATGGTGGCCGTGGTGGTAAGAGAACGCACTGGTGGTGGTTTGCAATTACTTACGCAGGGTACAGCTGATATAATTCTAGACTCTTGTATTGAATTTTGGGATGGTCATGATCTATGCCCACTTTCAGCGTCAGACAG GAAAAAGGTGCAGGATTTTTATCAGAGAACAAGTCTAACATCGTATTGCACCGCGTTTGCATATAGACCTCTGACACGAGGTATCGGGGATAAAATGTCCAAGATATACATCGAACTTCCAGCAGATAGCAAGCACTTGTACGCACCTCACAGAAGTCCTACGCCATTACCGTGGGACTTTAGAAATGTTCTTGATCCCAGAGTGAAAGGCATACTAGGGCAATTTCACTCGACTG ATTCCTTATTGTGCAATGAGAACAAAGATGATAGCGTGAACGACGTTGAAAGTTGCTTTGAAATTCAATGCAATCAAGTGTTCATTGGAATGGTGACCATGCAATATCAAGCACAAACAGACATG GTACAATTGATAGAACAACTTGAAAGAGCCTGTATCCGTTTTGTTCACTTCAGCAAGGAGAATGAACTAAGATCCCGTGTGTTTTCGGAAAAAATGGGACTGGAAAGTGGATGGAATTGTCATATATCGTTGCTCAGTGAAAGAGCTAG GTCCGAGAGTCCAGTGGGTTGGTGGGTGAGCCAGGCAGCAGCCATGTCCTCACCCACTCCCTCGGCCCAATCTCATCAGCATAATTACTCCTGCATGGATGAGGCCAGCCACTTGCTTAATCGTGTCTCTCCTCG TACGAATTTGGACAATAGCCGTGCCATGAGTATGTCAGCACCAAGTGCCATAAACACCGACTTCTCCACTGTTAAATTCGACGACGAGACCACTGAATGGAACGACACAGGAGCATCTCAAGTTAAAAGTGCCATGAGCCATAG AGAACAGGACACAGTAAGAAGTGAAGACAGCGTGCTTGTACAAAGTGTGGATTTAGGTTCTGGACAAGAAGCATGGCGATCTTTGAGCTGTCTTACAGATAGCACAGAACAAAGTGCTCCTGTGAATTTTGATCTCTCGAACAGG GCAAAACTACCTCGAGGTATCGATAAGATTCGACCACATATTGAATTGATAGATAATGTGCCTCTTTTGGTGTCTCTATTTACCGACTGCAACACTGCTGTTACAAGGGAAATGTTGCACATTATGCAAGATTATGGAGAAGTCGTTTGTGTACTTGGCTCTTCAGCCAATGCAGAGAACATGCCGATTTTTATGCAAGCCGATGCAGg CGTGGCAGTGGAACCTTTGTATCCTCAAGTTTGTCAAAGAGTTCCTGTGTTGATATCAACCAGGGAGAATCAAGGACCATCTCCGGTTGATTTGAGTAGAGCATTGAATTCCATTGCTTGTTCATTGAGTGTTAAACGAGAGGATCCAATTGCGATATTCCATTTAATTATGGAG GCTCGACATTACATGACATACCTCTGGAATTGCGTGCAGTTCTGGCTGTGTTGCACAGTCACCCTCTCTATCACTCAAGCTCTGTCTGGCTTTTTATTACTGCCACCTCTATTTTCCGTCGATCAAGTATTATGGCTTTGTTGTTTAATCATTCCAATGTTATCCATATCACTGATCGCCACGCCTATGGATTCTACCATAATGCAACGAGCAACTGGCAAAAATCAGTGCACCATAAATGGACGG ATTGTATTATTCGTTTTATGGTGTTATGGCAGTAAATTTTTACCAACAATTGTAACGATAGTTTTATCGCAATGTATGTCATTTTTGACTCTGTGCCCTATATACGCGACAAACTCGAAGTGCCTGTATGTATACCCCAACATAAGTGGAGAAGTTACATGGGGTGGTTGGGGCGCTAAACCAAATGTTATTTTAACGATACAACATTTTGCTCTGACGCTGTTCGTATTACATTTGg TAACCTTATCTATAGGCTTTGTACATAGAGAGTATTCTATTTGGAAGAAACAACCTTTTAATAATTATGTGTGGTTTTTAAGTGCATTTATAGC ATTATGCGCACAAGCAGCATTCTCAGGGACTGTGTTTTACACATTTTGGAAAGACGAAGGTCAGAACATCGAAGATTTTCCTCTTCatattcctttatttttcttactttcCTTGCCATTCATCTTCACGATCAATGAATTAATCAAGTGGCAAGAAATTAA AGTGAACGTAAGGTATCAGAAACGGGCACGGCTAGAATTTGGTACAAAATTAGGGATGAATTCGCCATTTTAG